In Bacillus cytotoxicus NVH 391-98, the following are encoded in one genomic region:
- the jag gene encoding RNA-binding cell elongation regulator Jag/EloR codes for MSIITAKGQTVELAVQDALRQLKVSKEQVDINIIDEGKRGFLGLIGNRPAVVEVIVKKDPVQEAEEYLRNVVQAMGVDVAITKKVKGRDVEFILSGKNVGVLIGKRGHTLNSLQYLTNLVANRSTKQYVGITIDAENYRSKRKDTLESLAYRLAKQVASTKKNVVLEPMPSFERKIIHQALANHPNVITSSEGKDPHRHVVISPK; via the coding sequence GTGAGTATAATTACTGCTAAAGGACAAACCGTCGAGCTGGCAGTACAAGATGCTTTAAGGCAATTAAAAGTTTCAAAAGAACAAGTAGATATAAATATTATCGACGAAGGCAAGCGAGGATTTCTAGGCTTGATTGGGAATCGACCTGCTGTGGTAGAGGTGATCGTAAAAAAAGATCCAGTCCAGGAAGCTGAAGAGTATTTACGTAATGTCGTTCAGGCGATGGGAGTGGATGTAGCGATTACAAAAAAAGTAAAGGGAAGAGATGTGGAATTCATTCTTTCTGGAAAAAATGTAGGTGTTTTAATTGGAAAAAGAGGTCATACTTTAAATTCTTTACAATATTTAACAAATCTTGTTGCGAATCGTAGTACAAAGCAATATGTTGGTATAACAATTGATGCTGAAAACTATCGTAGTAAGCGAAAAGATACATTAGAATCTCTTGCTTATCGATTAGCAAAACAAGTAGCAAGTACAAAGAAAAATGTTGTATTAGAGCCAATGCCTTCTTTTGAAAGAAAAATTATCCATCAAGCATTAGCGAATCATCCAAATGTTATTACATCTTCTGAGGGAAAAGATCCGCATCGGCATGTTGTAATATCTCCCAAATAA